The Streptomyces sp. NBC_00224 genome contains the following window.
AGGCGTGAGCCCGGTGAAGCCGACTGCCGATCGGGACGCGGGCCGCCTCGATCCCGTATCTGTACGCCACTTGGGGGGAGCGGCCCCCGGGCGAGAGGTGTGTTTCACGTGAAACATGCTCCGGCCGCGCGACGATCCGGGCATGCGTCTCGGACACCTGCGCAGGGCCCTCACACTGGTCCTGTGTGCCCTCGCCGGGCCGCTCGCTCCCGCCGCCACGGCCGCCGACGACCCCGATGTGCCCCGTACGAGCGTGGCGGTGGCTCGGCTGTACCTGGACGCCGCCCATGCGACCACCGCGTACGAACAGGGCAGACGCGCGGCCGAGGCCCAGCGGGCGAAGGCGGAGTGGCTCGACCGGCTCCTCGCTGACCGGCGACGTGATCTCGTACGGCTTCATGACGACATGGGCCGGGTGGCCCGCGCCCAGTACCGGACCGGCGGGAACATCGCGTACACCGCACAGCTGCTGCTCGCCGATGACCCCGAAGAGCTGATGCGCGGTCAGCGGCTGGCCTGGCAGGCCGACATGGCCGTGACCCGGCTCTACGGGAAGGCGCACCGCGCGGAAGGGCGGCTCACGGCGGCCCAGCGGGGGGCACAGGACGCCTGGCGCGACCTCGCGGACCGCAGGGACCAGCTGGAAGGCATCAAGAAGTCGATCGCAGCGCGCCTGGAGGAGGCGCGCTGGGAGCTCCAGGGCGAGGCCGACCGGAGCGTGGCGGCGGGCCGGTGCCGTGGTGCCGTACGCCTTGAGGAGCCGCCGGGCTCACGCCCCGCGAGTGCGTGGACGGCGCCCGTGGAGACGTACCGGCTGTCGGCGGGCTTCGACAGCGCGGGCGAGCGCTGGGCCCAGCGCCACACCGGCCAGGACTTCGCGGTGGACATCGGTACGCCCGTACGGGCGGTCGGCGCGGGCCGGGTCGTCTCCGTCTCGTGCGGCGGCGGCTTCGGGATCGAGATCGTCGTCGGACACCCCGGCGGCTACTACTCGCAGTACGCCCATCTCGCGGCGGTCACCGTCGACCAGGGCGACCGGGTGAGCACCGGCCAGTGGATCGGCCAGACGGGCACCACCGGCAACTCGACCGGCCCGCACCTCCACTTCGAGATCCGGCTCACCCCCGAGATGGGCTCGGCGGTCGACCCGGTGCCGTGGCTGAGCGAGCACGGGGTGGCGCTGCACAGCAACGCCGCCGAGCCCGAACCGGACGGGTCGTGACGCGGGTGTGCCGCTGAGCACGCGCGCGTTGCGGGAGTGCGGCTCAGAGGGAGGCGAGGATCCGCTCGATGACGACCGCCACGCCGTCGTCGTTGTTGGCGACCGTGTGACCCGAGGCGGCGGCCACGACGTCCGGGTGGGCGTTGCCCATGGCGTACGAGGTGCCCGCCCAGGTGAGCATCTCGACGTCGTTGGGCATGTCGCCGAAGGCGACGACCTCGGCGGGGGTGATGCCGCGCTCGGCGCAGCACAGTTCGAGCGTGGACGCCTTGGAGACGCCCGGGCCGCTGATCTCAAGCAGCGCGGTCGGACTGGACCGGGTGATCTCGGCACGCGCCCCCACGGCCTTGCGGGCCAGTGCGAGGAAGTCGTCGGGCGGCAGCTCGGGGTGGTGGGCGAGCACCTTGAGGATGGGCTCACCGACCGTGTCGGCGTCCTCGGCCAGCAGCTTCTCGGCGGGCGCGATACTGCTGGCCGCATCCATCAGCATCGGCGGATAGGACAGTTCGTGGTGGAGTCCGCCGGTCTGCTCGACGGCGAAGGACGTACCCGGGGCGGCGGCGCGCAGGATCTCGACGACCTCCAGGGCGGCCGCACGCTCCAGCGGGCGGACCTTGACGAACCGGTGCTCGCCGACGCCGTCGTGCAGATCGACGACGGCCGCGCCGTTGCCGCAGATGGCCAGGCCGTGGCCGTGGAGGTGGTCACTGACCACATCCATCCAGCGGGCGGGGCGACCGGTGACGAAGAAGACCTCGATGCCCGCCTCCTCGGCGGCCGCGAGCGCAGCGACCGTACGCTCCGAGACGGATTTGTCGTCGCGCAGCAACGTGCCGTCCAGGTCGGTCGCGATGAGCCGGGGGACGGCAGGGGCGGGGTGCTCGGCGGGGAGGGGCTCGGTAGCTGAGGTCACAGATGCCATTCTCCCGTACACCGGTGCACGGGCGTGCGAGGGAGTGCACATGTGAGTACGCACGCTGGGGGCGTGCGGGGCGCAAGGGGCGCAAGGGGCGCATGAGGCGCCGGGCTCCAGTCGGCCTCTGTCGGCCCCGGAGCGAGACTCTGGCCGGCCTCTGCCGGCCCTGCCTGGCTTGCCGCCCTGCCCGCTGGGCGGCGCCGGGAGTGTCAGAGACAGCCGTTAGTGTCGTAGGTATGCGTCTGAGCACTGTGATTCTTCCGGTACGCCGCTGGCACGACGGCGGTCGCGACGAGTGGCTGCGAGCCGAGGAGCTGGGCTTCCACACCGCGTACACCTACGACCACCTGTCCTGGCGGACGTTCCGCGACGGGCCATGGTTCGGCGCGGTGCCGACGCTGACCGCCGCGGCCGCCGCCACCTCGCGGATGCGGCTCGGCACACTGGTCACCTCGCCGAACTTCAGGCACCCGGTGACCCTGGCCAAGGACCTGATCACGCTCGACGACGTCTCGAACGGCCGGATCACGCTCGGGATCGGGGCCGGTGGCAACGGCTTCGACGCCACCGCGCTGGGCCAGCAGGCGTGGACGCCGCGCGAGCGGGCCGACCGCTTCGCCGAGTTCGTGCCGCTGCTCGACCGACTGCTGACCGAGGACTCGGTGACGTCCGAGGGCACCTCCTACTCGGCGGTCGAGGCGCGCAACATCCCCGGCTGTGTCCAGCGGCCGCGGCTGCCGTTCGCCGTGGCGGCCACCGGTCCGCGCGGGCTGAAGCTGGCGGCGCGGCACGGGCAGGCGTGGGTGACCACGGGCGACCCGAAGCTCTTCGAGACCGGCACGCCCGACCAGTCGGTCGAGGCGATCCGCGGACAGATCAAGAAGCTCGGCGAGGCCTGCGACGACATCGGCCGTGATGTGGACGAACTGGACAAGATCCTGCTCACCGGCTTCACGCCGGAGCCCGGGCGGGTGCTGGAGTCCCTCGACTCCTTCGTGGACTTCGCGGGCAGGCACTTCGAGCTCGGCGTGACGGAGATCGTTCTGCACGCGCCGATCCCGGACTCGGACTTCGCCGCGGACCGGAAGGTGTTCGAGCAGATCGCCACGGAGGGGCTGGCGCAGCTGCGCTGACGCGGCGGGGGCGTCGGCGCCGCCCCCGTTCCCCGTCCTGCCCCCGCTTCCGGGCCCGTACGGCCCGTACGGCTCAGCTCAGCTCTTGGCGCGTACGTGTCCGCTCAGCCAGGGCGTGAGCGTGCCGCCGAGGACGAGTTCCTTGTACGTCTCGTCGCCGGGCAGCGGCACCACCAGCCACCACCCCGGCGGGAAGAAGCGGCCCTTGACGTACGCCAGGTCGCCGTAGACCGAGCGGAGGAACGCGGGAACCGCGTCGCGCGGCACGTCGTTGAACTCCACACCGTCGACGGTGATCTTGGCGTCGTCCTCCGTGAAGAGCTGCACGGTGACGGCGGGAGAGCCGCCGAGCTCGACGAACGCCTCGTGCGGAAGCGAGCCGTCCGGGTCCAGGACGGCGAACGCCCCGGCCGAGCTGCGGCGCGATGAGCGGTCGGCGCCTATGTCGTCGGTGACCTCGACGGCGAGGTGGTGTTCGCGGGCGACCTCGCGGATCGCGGCGACGGCGCTCTCGGTGCTGGGCAGACGCGGATGTGACATGCCGTCGATCATCCCACCGGGGAGTGCGACCCGACCCGGCAGCGTGCCTCACTCGGCGACGGACCTCACTCCGGAAAGCGCAGGTACTTCGGCGGTACGCAGTCGGTGAGCCACACCCCGTTCGCGCTGATGTGGAAGACATGGCCGTCCCGCCGCATCGCCGCGGCGTCCACGCCAAGGACGACGGGGCGGCCGCGCCGGGCGCCGACCCGGGTCGCCGTCTCGCGGTCGGCGGAGAGGTGCACATGGTGGCGGGCCATGGGCCGCAGCCCCTCGGCCCGGATCGCGTCCAGGCTGCGGGCCACGGTGCCGTGGTAGAGGTGCGCGGGCGGCTCGACGGCCGGCAGGCCCAGGTCGACGGCGACGGTGTGGCCCTGACTGGCCCGGATCCGGTCGCCCTCGATCGCGAAGCGGCGCTTGTCGTTCACGGCGACGACATGGTCGAGCTCGGCGCGGGTGATGGGGAAGCGGTGCGCGGCAGCCGCCCGCAGCAGGGTGTCGATCTCGACCCAGCCGTGCGGGTCGAGGGTCAGTCCGATGTGTTCGGGCTGGTGGCGCAGGTGTTTCGACAGGTATTTGGACACCTTCACGGTGCGTCTGTCGTCCGGTGTTTCGGCCATGTCGCCAGGGTGCCGGGCAGGGACCGTCCCGGCACCCCAATTTCCCTTGGCCTCACGCCTTGAGCTGCTCGGCCGCCCAGCGGGCCCACTCCTCGTGCATCGCGCTGAGCCGCTTGCCGTACTCCAGGGCCAGGCGGCCGTGGAGGGAGAGCGGGTCGTTGTCCCACTCGATCGCCGCCTCCGCCTCCTGGAGGCCGGCGAGCTGGCGGGCGGAGCGCTCGGCCTCGGTCAGGAGGTACGTCTGCGCCTCCAGCGGGGTGAGGAGGCCGAGGAAGAAGACGCGCAGCAGTGAGTCGCTGCGGCGGGTACGGGAGGGCTCGGTCTCGGTGAGCCAGTGGCGCAGCTCGGCCCGCCCCGGGTCGGTGATGGCGTACTCCTTTCGGCCCCGGGGGCCCGCGGCCGACACCCCGATCAGGCCGGAGTCGGCGAGCTTGCCCAGCTCGCCGTACACCTGGCTCTGGGTCGCCGACCAGACGTGGGAAAGCGAGGTCTCGAACAGTTTCATCAGGTCGTAGCCGCTGGCCGGACGTTCGGCCAGCAGCCCCAGGACCGCGTGACGAAGGCTCATGACCTCAACTTTACATTCCACTCTTGACACGTCAATCCAGGAACCTCTAATTTTGACATGTCGAAGTTGGAATGTGGAGCGGGTGAGAGCCCGACGAAGGGGGACTCCCATGAACTACCTGCGCGGTTTCATCCCGTGGATCGTCTTCGCCGCCGTTGGCAGCGCGCACTGGCAGTGGGGCGCGGTCGCCGCGCTCGCCGTGGGAGCCTGGCTGTTCTCCACCGACCGCAAGCGCGGTGCGGCGGCCGACTCGCTGATTCTTGAGCAGTCCACCATCGCCTTCTTCGCCGTGCTGAGCGTCGTCGCCTTCGCGGCGCCGGACAGCGGGCTGCGGGAGTACGGCGGGGCGCTGGCCACCGGGTGGCTGGCCCTCACCGCCTGGGCGACGCTGGCCGTCCGGCGGCCCTTCACCACCGGGATAGCCAAGCGGCAGGCGCCGCGCGAGGTGTGGAACAACCCGGTGTTCCTGCGCATCAACGTGGTGCTGACCGCCGCCTGGGCCGCCGCCTTCACCGTCACCGCCGTCGGGCTCGCCGTCATCCACGCCGAGTCGCTGGGCAGCACCGCCGCGATAGCCGTGCAGGTCGCCGGGTTCGCGCTGCCCGCGCTCTTCACCGCCAAGTACCCGGAGAACGCCCGGCGCGCCGCTGAGGCCGCCAAAGTGACTGCAATCACGGACTAATGACGGTCAGTTAGGTTTGATCCACAGACAAGTGCGGTTATCCACAGGGTGTGTGACTATTCTGTGGACAACGGCCGGGCCGAAAGAGCGTCCAACGTACGGGACTGAACCTCCCGTTCGGCCGCGGCGGAGATGAACGCGGCGACGTTCTCCGGGCCGACCAGGGCCTGTACGGCCCGGACCGTGTGCGCGGGCAGGGTGACCGGCCCGGGGTCGGGATCGGCCGGGACCGCCGGGACCGCGGCGCCGAGATGCTGCTGGAGATGCCGGGTGGCGAACAGGCGCATGGCCCGGGCGAGTTCGGCGTCCACGGTCTGCTGGGCGAGCGGGCGCAACCGGCGCACCAGACCGGCGGCCTCGGCGGCCTCCGCGTCTGTGGGCGGACGGTGGCCCAGATAGCGGGCGAAGACGTGCTCGGTGGTGAAGTCGAGGAAGCGGGCGGCGATGTGCTCCACCTGGCCGCGCAGCTCGCGCAGATGCCCGGAGATGGCGTCCAGGGGAACCCCGGCCGCGTGCAGCTCGGCGGCGACCGCCAGCTCCTGCGGGCTGGGGACCAGGAACTCGCGGTCGCTGCCGGGGATGCGTTCCAGGATGCCCAGTTCGACCGCATCGGCGACGGCCTGGTCGTCGGGCTCGCCGCCGAAGGTGGCGTCGAGATCGGCCCGGGAGATCCGGGCGGCCTCCTCGTCGGTCCAGGGCCCGCTGACCTCGGCGACCAGGCCGAGGACACCACCGAGACCGCGGCCCGCGTCCCAGGCCTCCAGGAGTTCCTTGATGGAGGCCAGGGTGTAGCCGCGGTCGAGCAGATCGGCGATCTGGCGCAGCCGGGCCAGATGGGCCTCGCCGTACACATTGGACCGGCCGCGCCGCTCGGGCCTGGGCAGCAGGCCGCGGTCCTGGTAGGCGCGGATCGTACGGACCGTGGCGCCGCTCGCATGGGCCAGGTCCTCGATGCGGTACTCGGAGGAGGGGAGGGAGTGCGGCGCCGCTTGCTGCGGCGCAGGCTGGACCGCCTGCTGGACTGCTTGCTGAGCGGGTGACTGGGCCGCAGCCGGGACCGGCGGCTGGAGCGTCGCCTGAGCCGTCGGCCGGACCGGTGGCTGCGTCGGCACGGCCGATGCCACCGGGGCGTGGACCGGCGTCGCCGACGCACCCGGCGCCGCCGGTGGCTGTGTTGCTGGCTGCCCGGACAAACCGTCTCCCTCTACCCCAGGGCGGCGCGGCCCACCGCACCCGCTGCCGCACGGGCCGCCGGCGAGGTCGCGAGATATTCGACGGCCTTGCGCAGGGAGCCCTCCTGCGAGGGATGGTACGACCGCCGGAAGTAGCGGGGTATGGCCGCGCCGAGCTCCTTCCAGCTGGGCAGCAGCCCGCGCCCTACCGCCCGGTTGTGCTCACGCAGCGAGTAGCGCAGTCGGCCGGCGAGCTGGGGGTCGTGGCGGATCAGATAGGAGGCGCCCCACCCCCACAGCCAGAGCAGCACCGGGGCGACCACGACCATGCCCTCCACCCGGCGGGCGTAGCGGGGCAGGCCCTCGCCGCCGCAGTGCTGGTACATGTCGAAGGCGACGGCGCGGTGTTCGACCTCCTCGGCGCCGTGCCAGCGCAGCAGGTCGAGCATGACCGGGTCCGAGTCGGCCCGGTCGAGGGCCTCGGCGTGCAGCACCCAGTCCCCCAGGACCGCGGTGAACTGTTCGATCGCGGCGATCAGCGAGAGCCGGAAGCGCAGCCATTCCTGGGTCGGTATCGGCGCGCCGAACGGGGGCCGCTCACCGAGGAGTTTGTCGAAGAGGAAGTCGACATGGCGGGTGTAGGCGGCGGTGTCGAGGCGCTGCTCGGCGAGGTGGTCGAGGACATAGGCGTGCTGGACGCTGTGGGTGGCCTCCTGGCCCATGAAGCCCTTGACGTCCTTGAGCAGTGCCGGGTCGGTGACCAGCGGAAGGGCTTCCTTGAAGACCTTCACGAACCACCGCTCGCCCGCCGGAAGGAGCAGGTGCAGGACGTTGATGACATGGGTGGCGGTGGGCTCGTCCGGTATCCAGTGCAGGGGGGTCTCGTGCCAGTCGAACGAGACCCGGCGCGGGCTGATCCTGTACGGCTCCCGGCTCACAGCGGTGGCTCCAGTCGGGCGATCGCGCGCAGGGTGCGGGGCGTGAAGCGGGACATGAGGTGGGCGCCGCGGGCCTCGGGCGTCACGGGCACCACGGCCTGGTTCTTCACGACCGCGCGCAGGATCGCCGTGGCGACCTTCTCCGGCGGATAGTTGCGCAGGCCGTAGAGCCGGGCGGACTTCTTCTGGCGGCGCTTCTCCTCGGTCTCGTCGACCCCGGCGAAGCGGGCGGTGGAGGTGATGTTGGTGTTGACGAAGCCGGGGCAGATGGCGCTGACTCCGATGCCCTGGCCGGCCAGTTCGGCGCGCAGGCACTCGCTGAGCATCAGCACCGCCGCCTTGGTGGTGGAGTACGCGGGCAGCGCCTTGGAGGGCTGGTAGGCGGCGGCCGAGGCGGTGTTGACGATGTGGCCTCCCTGGCCGCGCTCGGTCATCTGCTTGCCGAAGATCCGGCAGCCGTGGATGACGCCCCAGAGATTGACGTCGAGGACCTTCTTCCAGTCCTCGGTGGTGGTGTCGAAGAACGAGCCGGAGAGGCCGATCCCGGCGTTGTTCACCAGGACGTCCACGATGCCGTACTCGGCGGCGACCTTCTCGGCGAGCTTCTCCATGGCCTGCTCGTCGCTGACGTCGACCGTCTCGGCCCAGGCCTCGGGGGCGCCGATGAGCCGGGACATGTCGGCGGTCCGGGCCGCACCCTCCGCGTCCCGGTCCACGGCGACGATCCGCGCCCCGGCCTCCGCGAACGCGAAGGCGGTGGCCCGGCCGATGCCGCTGGCCGCGCCGGTGATGAGGACCAGCTGTCCGCCGAAGCGGTCCGCGTACGGGCCGGTGGCCGCGGCGTCCTTGGCCGGGACGCCGTCCTCGTTGGCGGTGATGAACTCGGTGATCCAGGCGGCCAGGCGGTCGGGCCGGGTGCGCGGGACCCAGTGCTTGGCGGGCAGGGTGCGGCGGACCAACTGGGGCGCCCAGAGCTCCAGGTCGTCGTAGAGCCGCTCGGAGAGGAACGCGTCGCCGGTCGGCGTGATCAGCTGCACCGGCACGTGCGCGTACGCGTCGGCGCGCGGGCGGCGCAGCCGGGCCCGGATGTTGTCCCGGTAGAGCCAGGCGCCGTGCGCCGCGTCCTGCGGCAGGGAGGACGTCGGGTAGTCGCCGGAGGGGACCTTCTCCACCCGTTCGAGGATCCTCGGCCACCGCTTGCCGAGCGGGCCGCGCCAGGCGAGCTCGGGGAGGACCGGGGTGTGCAGCATGTACACGTACCAGGACTTGGCGCCCTGGCCGAGCAGCTGGCCCACCCGGCGGGGGGTCGGGCGGGTCATCCGGCTCTTGATCCAGTGCCCGAAGTGGTCGAGGGAGGGACCGGACATCGAGGTGAAGGAGGCGATCCGGCCCTCGGTGCGCTTGACGGTCACGAACTCCCAGGCCTGTACGGAGCCCCAGTCGTGGCCGACCAGGTGCACCGGCCTGTCCGGGCTCACCGCGTCTACGACCGCCAGGAAGTCGTCGGTCAGCTTCTCCAGGGTGAAGCCGCCGCGCAGCGGGGCCGGAGCGGTCGAGCGACCGTGGCCCCGTACGTCGTACAGCACGACGTGGAAGCGCTCGGCCAGCCGGACGGCGACCTCCGACCAGACCTCCTTGCTGTCCGGATAGCCGTGCACGAGCACCACGGTCGGCTGCTCCGGATCGCCGAGTTCGGCGACGCACAGCTCGATCCCTCCCGTGCGCACCCAGCGCTCGCGCGCGCCCTCCATACCGTTGCCCGCCCGGTCTCCCACGCTCACGCCGCCTTCTCCTCGGCCCAGCGCCGCACATGCGGCAGATCGTCGTCCAGCCAGAACGCGCTCTGTTCGGGGTCCTTGGAGTCGGTGACGACCAGGATCTCCTCGAACTTCGCGCCCGTACCCCGGAACCCGAGGTGCGGCTCGACCGCCCACAGCCCCGGCCGGGGCGGGTGGTCGGAGAACTTGTAGGGACTCCACAGCGGCGACCAGCCGTCGCGATGGCCGTGCAGCGCGTCGCTCGCCAGGCCCTTGAGGGACTGGGTGCCGAACCCGAAGACGTTCGGCGACCAGCGGCGCTCCTTGACCTGGTCGACCTTGTGGGCGATCACGCCGAACGGGTACGCGCGGTGCCGGTTGGCGTAGCCCTGGCGGACCATGAGCCGGTCCACGTCCTCGTAGATCTCGCGCAGCGGCCGCTGTTCGCGGACCTCCCGCAGGATCAGCTCCCGGTGCACCTCCAGATCCGCGAGGAGCCGGTTGTGCACGGGGTTGAGGCCGAGGCAG
Protein-coding sequences here:
- a CDS encoding PadR family transcriptional regulator; amino-acid sequence: MSLRHAVLGLLAERPASGYDLMKLFETSLSHVWSATQSQVYGELGKLADSGLIGVSAAGPRGRKEYAITDPGRAELRHWLTETEPSRTRRSDSLLRVFFLGLLTPLEAQTYLLTEAERSARQLAGLQEAEAAIEWDNDPLSLHGRLALEYGKRLSAMHEEWARWAAEQLKA
- a CDS encoding M24 family metallopeptidase, with amino-acid sequence MPTAVKTELDARLSGFREVQRLAYECAEAVAAQLKPGVTEREAARMQREWLRERGVRDWFHLPFAWFGDRTAFVNFRIPLQFFPTNRRLEAGMPFILDMAPVYKGFTADIGYSGCLGLNPVHNRLLADLEVHRELILREVREQRPLREIYEDVDRLMVRQGYANRHRAYPFGVIAHKVDQVKERRWSPNVFGFGTQSLKGLASDALHGHRDGWSPLWSPYKFSDHPPRPGLWAVEPHLGFRGTGAKFEEILVVTDSKDPEQSAFWLDDDLPHVRRWAEEKAA
- a CDS encoding metal-dependent hydrolase; this encodes MSREPYRISPRRVSFDWHETPLHWIPDEPTATHVINVLHLLLPAGERWFVKVFKEALPLVTDPALLKDVKGFMGQEATHSVQHAYVLDHLAEQRLDTAAYTRHVDFLFDKLLGERPPFGAPIPTQEWLRFRLSLIAAIEQFTAVLGDWVLHAEALDRADSDPVMLDLLRWHGAEEVEHRAVAFDMYQHCGGEGLPRYARRVEGMVVVAPVLLWLWGWGASYLIRHDPQLAGRLRYSLREHNRAVGRGLLPSWKELGAAIPRYFRRSYHPSQEGSLRKAVEYLATSPAARAAAGAVGRAALG
- a CDS encoding SDR family oxidoreductase, translating into MEGARERWVRTGGIELCVAELGDPEQPTVVLVHGYPDSKEVWSEVAVRLAERFHVVLYDVRGHGRSTAPAPLRGGFTLEKLTDDFLAVVDAVSPDRPVHLVGHDWGSVQAWEFVTVKRTEGRIASFTSMSGPSLDHFGHWIKSRMTRPTPRRVGQLLGQGAKSWYVYMLHTPVLPELAWRGPLGKRWPRILERVEKVPSGDYPTSSLPQDAAHGAWLYRDNIRARLRRPRADAYAHVPVQLITPTGDAFLSERLYDDLELWAPQLVRRTLPAKHWVPRTRPDRLAAWITEFITANEDGVPAKDAAATGPYADRFGGQLVLITGAASGIGRATAFAFAEAGARIVAVDRDAEGAARTADMSRLIGAPEAWAETVDVSDEQAMEKLAEKVAAEYGIVDVLVNNAGIGLSGSFFDTTTEDWKKVLDVNLWGVIHGCRIFGKQMTERGQGGHIVNTASAAAYQPSKALPAYSTTKAAVLMLSECLRAELAGQGIGVSAICPGFVNTNITSTARFAGVDETEEKRRQKKSARLYGLRNYPPEKVATAILRAVVKNQAVVPVTPEARGAHLMSRFTPRTLRAIARLEPPL
- a CDS encoding RNA 2'-phosphotransferase; protein product: MAETPDDRRTVKVSKYLSKHLRHQPEHIGLTLDPHGWVEIDTLLRAAAAHRFPITRAELDHVVAVNDKRRFAIEGDRIRASQGHTVAVDLGLPAVEPPAHLYHGTVARSLDAIRAEGLRPMARHHVHLSADRETATRVGARRGRPVVLGVDAAAMRRDGHVFHISANGVWLTDCVPPKYLRFPE
- a CDS encoding LLM class flavin-dependent oxidoreductase, producing MRLSTVILPVRRWHDGGRDEWLRAEELGFHTAYTYDHLSWRTFRDGPWFGAVPTLTAAAAATSRMRLGTLVTSPNFRHPVTLAKDLITLDDVSNGRITLGIGAGGNGFDATALGQQAWTPRERADRFAEFVPLLDRLLTEDSVTSEGTSYSAVEARNIPGCVQRPRLPFAVAATGPRGLKLAARHGQAWVTTGDPKLFETGTPDQSVEAIRGQIKKLGEACDDIGRDVDELDKILLTGFTPEPGRVLESLDSFVDFAGRHFELGVTEIVLHAPIPDSDFAADRKVFEQIATEGLAQLR
- a CDS encoding Cof-type HAD-IIB family hydrolase codes for the protein MASVTSATEPLPAEHPAPAVPRLIATDLDGTLLRDDKSVSERTVAALAAAEEAGIEVFFVTGRPARWMDVVSDHLHGHGLAICGNGAAVVDLHDGVGEHRFVKVRPLERAAALEVVEILRAAAPGTSFAVEQTGGLHHELSYPPMLMDAASSIAPAEKLLAEDADTVGEPILKVLAHHPELPPDDFLALARKAVGARAEITRSSPTALLEISGPGVSKASTLELCCAERGITPAEVVAFGDMPNDVEMLTWAGTSYAMGNAHPDVVAAASGHTVANNDDGVAVVIERILASL
- a CDS encoding MerR family transcriptional regulator, producing MEDLAHASGATVRTIRAYQDRGLLPRPERRGRSNVYGEAHLARLRQIADLLDRGYTLASIKELLEAWDAGRGLGGVLGLVAEVSGPWTDEEAARISRADLDATFGGEPDDQAVADAVELGILERIPGSDREFLVPSPQELAVAAELHAAGVPLDAISGHLRELRGQVEHIAARFLDFTTEHVFARYLGHRPPTDAEAAEAAGLVRRLRPLAQQTVDAELARAMRLFATRHLQQHLGAAVPAVPADPDPGPVTLPAHTVRAVQALVGPENVAAFISAAAEREVQSRTLDALSARPLSTE
- a CDS encoding peptidoglycan DD-metalloendopeptidase family protein, producing MRLGHLRRALTLVLCALAGPLAPAATAADDPDVPRTSVAVARLYLDAAHATTAYEQGRRAAEAQRAKAEWLDRLLADRRRDLVRLHDDMGRVARAQYRTGGNIAYTAQLLLADDPEELMRGQRLAWQADMAVTRLYGKAHRAEGRLTAAQRGAQDAWRDLADRRDQLEGIKKSIAARLEEARWELQGEADRSVAAGRCRGAVRLEEPPGSRPASAWTAPVETYRLSAGFDSAGERWAQRHTGQDFAVDIGTPVRAVGAGRVVSVSCGGGFGIEIVVGHPGGYYSQYAHLAAVTVDQGDRVSTGQWIGQTGTTGNSTGPHLHFEIRLTPEMGSAVDPVPWLSEHGVALHSNAAEPEPDGS